From Cannabis sativa cultivar Pink pepper isolate KNU-18-1 chromosome 8, ASM2916894v1, whole genome shotgun sequence, a single genomic window includes:
- the LOC115701539 gene encoding uncharacterized protein LOC115701539, with translation MFPLDSSKKLSFNRLISEGDLVITYERHDNMKAVKVCEGSTLQNRFGVFKHSDWIGKPFGTKVFSNKGGFIYLLAPTPELWTLVLSHRTQILYIADISFVIMFLELVPGCVVLESGTGSGSLSTSLGRAVAPTGHVYTFDFHEQRAASAREDFEKTGLSSLVTVGVRDIQGEGFPNEFSGMADAVFLDLPQPWLAIPSVAKMLRHDGIVCSFSPCIEQVQRSCETLRSNFTDIRTFEVLLRTYEVREVKMDSYHGEEEGDDGVSVGAPPCKRRQRSNDSSNLSENQRSSIPMARPCMEAKGHTGYLTFARLRCLS, from the exons ATGTTTCCCCTTGATTCTTCAAAGAAGTTATCTTTTAATCGTTTAATTAGCGAAGGAGATTTGGTAATAACTTATGAGAGGCATGACAATATGAAAGCTGTGAAAGTATGTGAAGGTTCAACACTTCAGAATCGATTTGGTGTTTTTAAACATTCAGATTGGATTGGTAAGCCTTTTGGGACCAAAGTGTTCAGCAACAAGggtgggtttatttatttgttggctCCAACTCCTGAGTTATGGACTTTGGTTCTAAGCCACAGAACCCAGATCCTTTACATTGCAGATATTAGCTTTGTTATTATGTTTTTGGAACTAGTTCCTGGCTGTGTGGTTCTTGAGTCCGGAACTGGAAGTGGGTCTTTATCTACTTCACTTGGAAGGGCAGTAGCTCCGACTGGACATGTCTATACTTTTGATTTCCACGAACAAAGGGCAGCCTCGGCTAG GGAAGATTTTGAGAAGACAGGATTAAGCAGTTTGGTTACTGTTGGAGTAAGAGACATTCAAGGTGAAGGATTTCCAAATGAGTTTTCAGGGATGGCTGATGCTGTCTTTCTTGACTTACCTCAGCCCTGGCTCGCCATACCATCAGTAGCGAAAATGTTGAGACATGATGGGATTGTATGCTCCTTCTCCCCGTGCATCGAGCAGGTTCAACGATCCTGTGAAACTTTAAGATCAAACTTCACAG ATATAAGGACATTTGAGGTACTCCTTCGTACATATGAAGTTCGAGAAGTTAAAATGGATAGCTACCATGGGGAGGAGGAGGGGGATGATGGTGTTTCTGTTGGGGCTCCTCCATGTAAAAGGAGACAGAGATCAAATGATTCAAGCAATTTGTCAGAAAATCAAAGGTCTTCCATACCAATGGCTAGGCCATGTATGGAGGCTAAAGGCCACACAGGTTATTTGACCTTTGCTAGACTCAGATGTCTTTCATAA